The proteins below come from a single Magallana gigas chromosome 10, xbMagGiga1.1, whole genome shotgun sequence genomic window:
- the LOC136272270 gene encoding telomere-associated protein RIF1-like codes for MIVFIAVEKSSIEHFVVIKDTISSSQEQRQSSGESMPNSTESERSTPSSGSKSSGSMDSTPSEEAEVESLKNPSSEEKEMETSKKSSSSSGEVFVAPANVMEAVDMDFLTYKSTSSSNKSAGDDGSKNEEKGDSQSLLTWTSQLKSTKQLSPGKVKSPLKKISIESSPARSSRRFASPAKRGRSKALENSSKGSQKLDEWLIKSPEKLSQESGISSQGSMKSSGSSSNANHPAEVTVVEETQSPKALKSRVSPNSEPIQETPPPPTSKDPVKFGNTRGSTRKLFTKGTEADSNLDISEDSNIIPASPESKTGSLPLRVGTPVLKLKRLTEDEIKHFSPRKGDVGFGTPKGDGVSQGSSSLEKSSQDVNHEHDDFSDVLPLEEVPLSSSQGFETQGNAKSIDGQAEVKMTSTENLFTQKEDTQESSCYNPQSQSTFKSNCEGKDVLGTENLILSQQSNQAETSVEGQSQEAEAMESGQVYDPKLESTLAQDTPRRGRKRKQDTPKKLSPESSRPKRTRQSKGEDVKTPKGKSETGSKRGRPKEGKVEEKKGKNSTSAGAKSNGKERTSSQQNTEEDLLVKEASQVSSQEPGSENMIANDERVVDNKEDTERENSAVGYERQFDSEGFFLEDTQRKDVEKQAPKKEEEKRTEISEVITAEEKGEKTPTSRNSAEIPVRKSTTKKKIEVAKKRSQKKGKSKTEDKSISDSSEDDVPLSQTAKKAVKSKGNLENKMNEVTEKKESEEKLDEKSEEGAKNSESSDDNVPLNEICSSNAEEMEVDAPGDVLTDSKKDISGENVEKEEKDIESDQKGKESITEGKDESKSKRIGKKKFAPAKTSPLSNRLRSSHGTLRSGKPTRRSLSPRQSPKSLSMKKTVKRKSLDPSLLTTVIEDSEEPVGKPAKEVDGNESSLLLGDKESLKEKENTEGEQKETSREKLNETSQDKQNEASKDNVDIQSESKKVTFDETPTKVPENGTEDGGFAMFERNTDSKLVVVPRKFEKRAVARRSILKPPSPGSHLSKGSPLRKAAPFHPIKLGQIFAPSASPSASILKRRRLSGDFPANSPSPPCKKKQRRVSFADPVTCTGTPLSEAAASPTPSTVSIFSNPDPSSKSCLFSNTSSAAQANEEVSQTQESQVPSTLGSYASVTESQLTMEPVYPELVDCSQTVDRVLPQLTTSMWSRGLGQLVKARNIHTIGDLSRLSEKEIDNLPIKSPKVPTVRKVLRTFVSHQESRKPTIKPTKADDSNEKTGDRSSAIVAENNPGRGDEMEVLPSMEEDLGRLSPIKKSANEDLNRSIADEMGSTEDLLEKENQWGTEEGESSIGFIPSSSVTSEPVEEQALSETKGSVTEDLDKMSGLLSMESLSSLRTNELFEAHQKLLSMANTVATAMKRRCCSPDKS; via the exons ATGATTGTTTTTATTGCAGTGGAGAAGAGCAGTATTGAGCATTTTGTTGTTATAAAGGACACCATCAGCAGTTCACAGGAGCAGAGACAGTCCTCAGGTGAAAGTATGCCCAACTCTACCGAGTCGGAAAGGTCCACCCCCAGTAGTGGCTCCAAGTCTTCTGGTTCAATGGACAGTACTCCCTCTGAAGAAGCAGAAGTGGAGTCTCTGAAGAATCCCAGCAGTGAGGAGAAAGAAATGGAAACCTCGAAAAAGTCATCTAGTTCATCTGGTGAGGTGTTCGTAGCTCCAGCCAATGTGATGGAGGCGGTGGATATGGATTTTCTGACGTACAAGTCGACATCTTCTTCCAATAAGTCAGCGGGCGATGATGGAAGCAAGAATGAGGAGAAGGGTGACTCGCAGTCATTGTTGACGTGGACGAGTCAGTTGAAAAGTACGAAGCAGCTTTCTCCAGGAAAGGTGAAATCACCACTGAAAAAAATCAGTATTGAGAGCTCTCCAGCTAGATCATCTAGACGTTTTGCCTCTCCTGCTAAAAGGGGTAGGAGTAAAGCGTTGGAGAATTCCAGTAAGGGGTCTCAGAAACTTGATGAATGGTTGATAAAATCTCCAGAAAAGTTATCTCAGGAGAGTGGAATATCGTCACAGGGTTCAATGAAATCATCTGGATCGTCATCCAATGCAAACCATCCTGCTGAAGTGACAGTAGTAGAAGAAACACAGTCTCCTAAAGCTTTAAAGTCCAGAGTATCTCCAAATTCTGAACCAATTCAAGAAACCCCTCCCCCACCCACTAGTAAAGATCCTGTAAAGTTTGGCAATACAAGAGGCAGCACTAGAAAGCTGTTCACCAAAGGAACAGAGGCGGACTCTAATTTGGATATTTCTGAAGATTCCAACATTATCCCAGCTTCACCGGAATCCAAAACTGGTTCCTTGCCTCTCCGAGTGGGTACACCAGTATTGAAGCTGAAGAGGCTTACAGAAGACGAAATCAAGCACTTCAGTCCTAGAAAAGGAGATGTTGGGTTTGGTACTCCTAAAGGAGACGGAGTGTCACAGGGAAGTAGTTCGCTTGAAAAGAGTTCACAGGATGTAAATCATGAGCATGATGACTTTTCCGATGTGTTGCCTTTAGAAGAGGTACCATTGTCTTCATCACAGGGATTTGAAACCCAGGGGAATGCAAAAAGCATTGACGGTCAAGCTGAAGTTAAAATGACAAGTACTGAAAACTTGTTCACGCAGAAAGAAGATACACAAGAGAGCTCCTGCTATAATCCTCAATCACAGTCCACCTTTAAATCAAACTGTGAAGGAAAGGATGTCCTGGGAACAGAGAATTTAATACTTAGTCAGCAGTCAAACCAAGCAGAAACATCAGTTGAAGGACAGTCACAAGAGGCTGAAGCAATGGAATCTGGTCAAGTGTATGATCCCAAGCTTGAATCAACACTGGCTCAAGATACACCCAGGAGAGGAAGAAAGAGAAAGCAAGACACTCCCAAGAAACTGTCACCTGAGAGCAGTCGACCAAAGCGAACCAGACAGAGCAAAGGAGAGGATGTTAAAACTCCCAAAGGGAAAAGTGAGACAGGCAGCAAGAGAGGAAGGCCAAAAGAAGGGAAAGTTGAAGAGAAGAAAGGGAAAAATAGCACAAGTGCTGGTGCTAAATCAAATGGGAAGGAAAGGACTTCATCTCAACAGAATACTGAGGAAGACTTATTGGTGAAGGAGGCATCACAGGTGTCTAGTCAAGAGCCGGGAAGTGAAAATATGATAGCTAATGATGAAAGAGTAGTGGACAATAAAGAAGACACTGAAAGAGAAAATTCAGCTGTTGGGTATGAGAGGCAGTTTGATTCTGAGGGATTCTTTTTGGAGGATACCCAGAGAAAAGATGTGGAAAAGCAAGCTCCAAAAAAGGAAGAAGAGAAAAGGACTGAAATTTCAGAGGTAATAACTGCTGAAGAAAAGGGGGAGAAGACACCAACCAGTAGGAACTCTGCGGAAATCCCTGTAAGAAAAAGTACGACTAAAAAGAAGATTGAAGTTGCAAAAAAGAGATCGCAGAAGAAAGGAAAGAGTAAAACTGAAGATAAATCAATCTCAGATAGTTCTGAAGATGATGTGCCTCTGTCACAGACTGCAAAGAAAGCTGTTAAGTCTAAAGGTAACCTGGAGAACAAGATGAATGAAGTGACAGAGAAAAAAGAGAGTGAGGAGAAGTTGGATGAAAAATCTGAAGAAGGGGCAAAGAATTCTGAAAGTTCTGATGATAATGTTCCTCTGAATGAGATCTGTAGTAGTAATGCTGAAGAGATGGAGGTGGATGCACCAGGGGATGTGTTGACAGACAGCAAGAAAGACATATCAGGTGAAAATGTGGAAAAAGAggagaaagatattgaaagtgaTCAAAAAGGAAAGGAAAGCATCACAGAAGGAAAAGATGAAAGCAAGTCCAAAAGGATAGGAAAGAAAAAGTTTGCTCCAGCAAAAACTTCACCCCTCTCCAATAGATTGAGATCTTCTCATGGAACACTGAGGAGTGGTAAGCCAACAAGGAGGTCCCTCTCACCTAGACAGAGCCCAAAGTCGCTGTCCATGAAGAAGACTGTCAAACGGAAAAGTCTGGATCCAAGTCTGCTCACCACTGTAATTGAAGATTCAGAAGAACCTGTAGGGAAGCCTGCGAAAGAGGTGGACGGAAATGAAAGTTCTCTGCTACTGGGAGATAAAGAGTCATTGAAGGAAAAAGAAAACACGGAAGGTGAACAGAAAGAAACATCTCGAGAGAAACTAAATGAGACATCCCAAGACAAACAGAATGAGGCTTCCAAAGACAATGTGGATATTCAGAGCGAGTCCAAAAAAGTCACATTTGATGAAACTCCCACCAAGGTGCCTGAAAATGGAACAGAGGACGGTGGGTTTGCCATGTTTGAGAGAAATACCGACAGCAAACTGGTAGTGGTGCCCAGAAAGTTTGAGAAGAGAGCTGTGGCCCGAAGGAGCATCCTCAAGCCACCAAGTCCTGGCTCCCACTTATCAAAAGGTTCACCACTGAGAAAGGCAGCTCCTTTCCATCCCATCAAGCTGGGACAGATTTTCGCCCCCTCTGCTTCACCTAGTGCTAGCATTCTGAAGCGAAGACGACTGAGTGGAGATTTCCCAGCCAATTCACCTTCCCCTCCTTGCAAG AAGAAGCAGAGGCGGGTGTCCTTCGCTGACCCCGTGACCTGTACGGGTACCCCTCTGTCAGAAGCAGCTGCTTCTCCCACCCCCAGCACAGTGTCCATTTTCTCCAACCCAGACCCCAGCAGTAAGAGCTGT CTGTTTTCCAACACATCTTCAGCAGCACAGGCCAATGAAGAAGTTAGCCAG ACCCAGGAATCACAGGTGCCCTCCACCCTGGGTAGTTACGCCAGCGTGACTGAGTCTCAGCTCACCATGGAGCCTGTCTACCCCGAGCTGGTGGACTGCTCACAGACCGTGGACAGGGTGCTGCCCCAGCTGACCACCTCTATGTG GTCGCGTGGTCTAGGACAACTTGTGAAGGCTCGTAATATCCACACGATAGGTGACTTATCTCGTCTCTCAGAAAAGGAAATAGACAACTTGCCAATCAAATCCCCAAAAGTTCCAACAGTCAGAAAAGTGCTCAGGACATTTGTATCTCATCAGGAAAGTCGAAAACCTACAATTAAACCCACAAAGGCTGATGACTCGAATGAGAAAACTG GTGATAGATCTTCTGCAATTGTAGCGGAAAATAATCCTGGAAGAGGAGATGAAATGGAGGTGCTGCCCTCTATGGAAGAAGATCTAGGCAGATTATCTCCCATTAAGA AAAGTGCAAATGAAGACCTGAACAGGAGTATAGCGGATGAGATGGGTAGCACTGAAGATCTGTTGGAAAAAGAGAACCAATGGGGAACAGAGGAAGGGGAGAGTTCCATAGGATTTATTCCAAGCTCATCCGTCACTTCGGAACCAGTAGAGGAGCAGGCATTATCCGAGACCAAGGGATCCGTCACGGAAGATCTTGACAAGATGTCCGGATTGTTATCCATGGAGTCTCTGTCCTCACTGAGAACCAATGAACTGTTTGAGGCACATCAGAAACTTCTTAGCATGGCCAACACTGTTGCCACTGCCATGAAAAGACGGTGCTGTTCTCCCGATAAAAGTTGA